The Nicotiana tabacum cultivar K326 chromosome 14, ASM71507v2, whole genome shotgun sequence genome contains a region encoding:
- the LOC107818748 gene encoding DNA topoisomerase 3-beta isoform X1 yields the protein MAPKVLMVAEKPSIALSIASVLSGAQISTRRASTEVHEFDGMFLGSRAHYRVTSVIGHVFSVDFPAAFQDWANTNPSDLFQAPILKKESNPKAHICRHLSQEARGCSHLVLWLDCDREGENICFEVIECTGFHTNDGRRIYRARFSSVTEKDILKAMSSLVEPNRDEALAVDARQEIDLKVGVAFTRFQTSYFNGKYGNLDARVISYGPCQTPTLGFCVDRYLQIAMFKPEKFWMLHPYIMYKGYELKLEWERGRLFDADVAAMFRNRLMEDGTMRVVRVSEKLESKGRPSGLNTVNLLKVASSALGFGPQLTMQLAERLYTQGFVSYPRTESTAYPSSFDFKGTLVALVHNPAFGGYAQKLLTESYNKPRAGTDAGDHPPITPMRSASEDSLGNDAWKLYQYICQHFLGTLSPDCKYRRINVEFESGGEQFQCIGQLVTVKGFTSIMPWLAVSEKNLPDFAEGEKIEISKVDLDEGNTSPPDYLNESELISLMEKHGIGTDASISVHINNICERNYVQVQAGRRLVPTPLGISLIRGYQCIDSDLCLPDIRSFIEHQITLVAKGQADHSMVVQHVLDQFRRKFSYFVKQIENMDALFEAQFSPLSDSGRLLSKCGKCLRYMKYISTQPPRLYCGTCEEVYYVPQKGTVKLYKELTCPLDNFELLLCIMPGPEGKSFPLCPYCYNCPPFEGIDTFFGAPKTGDSSKLGKGVGMPCFLCPHPTCPHSVIAQGVCACPECSGTLVLDPVSAPKWRLYCNMCNCLVSLPEGAHRISTTQDKCPECDSTIIEVDFNKKTTPLKDGATLHKGCILCDELLHSLVEMKHGRSFSRHGRRGRGRGKGRGGYRGRGRGNNKQQDPKMSFRDF from the exons ATGGCTCCAAAAGTTCTCATG GTAGCAGAGAAGCCTAGTATTGCTTTATCGATTGCCTCAGTTTTATCTGGTGCTCAA ATATCAACACGAAGGGCAAGTACAGAAGTCCATGAGTTTGATGGGATGTTTCTTGGATCACGTGCACATTATAGAGTAACTTCAGTAATTGGTCATGTTTTCAG TGTAGATTTTCCAGCCGCTTTTCAAGATTGGGCAAATACAAATCCTTCAGATCTTTTCCAGGCACCGATACTTAAGAAGGAATCAAACCCAAAG GCTCATATTTGTAGGCATCTAAGCCAGGAAGCTCGTGGTTGTTCACATCTGGTACTATGGTTGGATTGTGATCGTGAAGGAGAAAATATATGCTTTGAAG TCATAGAGTGCACTGGATTTCACACAAATGATGGTAGAAGAATATACCGGGCTCGATTCTCATCTGTTACTGAAAAAGATATTCTGAAGGCAATGAGCAGCCTTGTTGAACCCAACAGAGATGAGGCATTGGCAGTAGATGCACGTCAAGAGATTGATTTGAAAGTTGGAGTTGCATTTACACGTTTCCAGACTAGCTATTTCAATGGGAAATATGGAAATCTTGATGCAAGGGTTATCTC CTATGGTCCATGTCAAACTCCTACTCTTGGATTTTGTGTGGATCGTTACCTGCAAATTGCTATGTTCAAGCCCGAAAAGTTTTGGATGCTGCATCCATACATAATGTACAAGGGGTATGAACTCAAATTAGAATGGGAACGTGGCAGGTTGTTTGATGCTGAT GTTGCTGCAATGTTTCGGAATAGACTAATGGAGGACGGGACTATGAGAGTTGTTCGTGTATCAGAAAAGCTGGAATCTAAAGGTCGTCCTTCGGGTCTAAACACAGTAAATCTTCTAAAG GTAGCTTCAAGTGCACTGGGCTTTGGTCCCCAGCTAACTATGCAATTGGCTGAGCGCCTGTACACTCAAGGTTTTGTCAG CTATCCACGTACAGAGAGCACAGCATATCCTTCTTCCTTTGACTTCAAAGGAACACTGGTAGCATTGGTGCATAATCCTGCATTTGGGGGTTATGCGCAAAAGCTTTTAACTGAAAGTTATAATAAGCCGCGGGCAGGAACTGATGCAGGTGATCATCCTCCAATAACTCCAATGCGTTCAGCTAGTGAGGATAGTTTGGGGAATGATGCATGGAAACTGTACCAGTACATCTGCCAGCATTTTCTGGGAACTCTCTCTCCCGATTGCAAATATAGAAG GATAAACGTTGAATTTGAAAGTGGCGGAGAGCAATTTCAGTGCATAGGGCAGCTTGTCACAGTCAAAGGATTCACCTCTATTATGCCATGGCTGGCTGTTAGTGAGAAGAATCTTCCTGATTTTGCTGAAGGAGAGAAAATAGAGATTTCTAAAGTTGATCTAGATGAG GGGAATACTTCACCTCCAGATTACCTCAACGAAAGTGAGCTGATCTCTTTGATGGAGAAACATGGTATTGGAACAGACGCGTCAATCTCTGTGCATATTAACAACATATGCGAACGCAACTATGTCCAG GTACAAGCTGGGCGAAGATTGGTTCCAACTCCTCTGGGCATCAGCTTGATAAGAGGGTACCAATGCATAGATTCTGATCTCTGTTTGCCTGACATACGAAGTTTCATTGAGCATCAGATCACTTTGGTAGCTAAAGGTCAAGCAGATCATTCCATGGTTGTGCAGCATGTACTAGATCAATTCCGAAGGAAGTTCAGTTATTTTGTTAAGCAG ATTGAAAATATGGATGCATTATTTGAAGCACAATTTTCTCCACTCTCTGACTCTGGACGCCTCCTTAGCAAATGTGGCAAATGCTTGCGGTATATGAAATACATATCTACTCAGCCACCTCGACTGTACTGTGGTACATGTGAGGAAGTTTATTACGTACCTCAGAAGGGAACAGTCAAG CTGTACAAGGAGCTTACTTGCCCTCTGGATAATTTCGAGCTGTTATTATGTATCATGCCAGGTCCAGAAGGCAAGTCATTCCCTCTGTGTCCTTATTGCTACAACTGTCCCCCATTTGAAGGCATCGATACATTTTTTGGTGCTCCTAAAACTGGTGATTCTTCCAAGTTGGGGAAGGGAGTTGGAATGCCTTGCTTCCTCTGTCCACATCCCACATGTCCGCATTCTGTGATTGCGCAAGGCGTTTGTGCTTGCCCAGAATGCAGCGGTACACTTGTTCTTGATCCCGTCAGTGCACCAAAATGGAGGCTTTACTGCAACATGTGCAATTGCCTTGTGTCCTTGCCTGAAGGTGCTCATCGGATTTCTACAACTCAAGATAAGTGTCCTGAATGCGACTCAACTATCATAGAAGTCGATTTCAACAAGAAAACAACTCCCTTAAAAGATGGAGCGACGCTCCACAAGGGATGTATTCTCTGCGACGAGCTGCTGCATTCACTCGTGGAAATGAAACACGGAAGATCATTTTCTAGGCATGGAAGGAGAGGACGAGGTAGAGGAAAAGGAAGGGGAGGTTATCGAGGAAGAGGACGgggcaacaacaaacaacaagatCCTAAAATGAGTTTCCGAGATTTCTAA
- the LOC107818748 gene encoding DNA topoisomerase 3-beta isoform X5 produces the protein MAPKVLMVAEKPSIALSIASVLSGAQISTRRASTEVHEFDGMFLGSRAHYRVTSVIGHVFSVDFPAAFQDWANTNPSDLFQAPILKKESNPKAHICRHLSQEARGCSHLVLWLDCDREGENICFEVIECTGFHTNDGRRIYRARFSSVTEKDILKAMSSLVEPNRDEALAVDARQEIDLKVGVAFTRFQTSYFNGKYGNLDARVISYGPCQTPTLGFCVDRYLQIAMFKPEKFWMLHPYIMYKGYELKLEWERGRLFDADVAAMFRNRLMEDGTMRVVRVSEKLESKGRPSGLNTVNLLKVASSALGFGPQLTMQLAERLYTQGFVRINVEFESGGEQFQCIGQLVTVKGFTSIMPWLAVSEKNLPDFAEGEKIEISKVDLDEGNTSPPDYLNESELISLMEKHGIGTDASISVHINNICERNYVQVQAGRRLVPTPLGISLIRGYQCIDSDLCLPDIRSFIEHQITLVAKGQADHSMVVQHVLDQFRRKFSYFVKQIENMDALFEAQFSPLSDSGRLLSKCGKCLRYMKYISTQPPRLYCGTCEEVYYVPQKGTVKLYKELTCPLDNFELLLCIMPGPEGKSFPLCPYCYNCPPFEGIDTFFGAPKTGDSSKLGKGVGMPCFLCPHPTCPHSVIAQGVCACPECSGTLVLDPVSAPKWRLYCNMCNCLVSLPEGAHRISTTQDKCPECDSTIIEVDFNKKTTPLKDGATLHKGCILCDELLHSLVEMKHGRSFSRHGRRGRGRGKGRGGYRGRGRGNNKQQDPKMSFRDF, from the exons ATGGCTCCAAAAGTTCTCATG GTAGCAGAGAAGCCTAGTATTGCTTTATCGATTGCCTCAGTTTTATCTGGTGCTCAA ATATCAACACGAAGGGCAAGTACAGAAGTCCATGAGTTTGATGGGATGTTTCTTGGATCACGTGCACATTATAGAGTAACTTCAGTAATTGGTCATGTTTTCAG TGTAGATTTTCCAGCCGCTTTTCAAGATTGGGCAAATACAAATCCTTCAGATCTTTTCCAGGCACCGATACTTAAGAAGGAATCAAACCCAAAG GCTCATATTTGTAGGCATCTAAGCCAGGAAGCTCGTGGTTGTTCACATCTGGTACTATGGTTGGATTGTGATCGTGAAGGAGAAAATATATGCTTTGAAG TCATAGAGTGCACTGGATTTCACACAAATGATGGTAGAAGAATATACCGGGCTCGATTCTCATCTGTTACTGAAAAAGATATTCTGAAGGCAATGAGCAGCCTTGTTGAACCCAACAGAGATGAGGCATTGGCAGTAGATGCACGTCAAGAGATTGATTTGAAAGTTGGAGTTGCATTTACACGTTTCCAGACTAGCTATTTCAATGGGAAATATGGAAATCTTGATGCAAGGGTTATCTC CTATGGTCCATGTCAAACTCCTACTCTTGGATTTTGTGTGGATCGTTACCTGCAAATTGCTATGTTCAAGCCCGAAAAGTTTTGGATGCTGCATCCATACATAATGTACAAGGGGTATGAACTCAAATTAGAATGGGAACGTGGCAGGTTGTTTGATGCTGAT GTTGCTGCAATGTTTCGGAATAGACTAATGGAGGACGGGACTATGAGAGTTGTTCGTGTATCAGAAAAGCTGGAATCTAAAGGTCGTCCTTCGGGTCTAAACACAGTAAATCTTCTAAAG GTAGCTTCAAGTGCACTGGGCTTTGGTCCCCAGCTAACTATGCAATTGGCTGAGCGCCTGTACACTCAAGGTTTTGTCAG GATAAACGTTGAATTTGAAAGTGGCGGAGAGCAATTTCAGTGCATAGGGCAGCTTGTCACAGTCAAAGGATTCACCTCTATTATGCCATGGCTGGCTGTTAGTGAGAAGAATCTTCCTGATTTTGCTGAAGGAGAGAAAATAGAGATTTCTAAAGTTGATCTAGATGAG GGGAATACTTCACCTCCAGATTACCTCAACGAAAGTGAGCTGATCTCTTTGATGGAGAAACATGGTATTGGAACAGACGCGTCAATCTCTGTGCATATTAACAACATATGCGAACGCAACTATGTCCAG GTACAAGCTGGGCGAAGATTGGTTCCAACTCCTCTGGGCATCAGCTTGATAAGAGGGTACCAATGCATAGATTCTGATCTCTGTTTGCCTGACATACGAAGTTTCATTGAGCATCAGATCACTTTGGTAGCTAAAGGTCAAGCAGATCATTCCATGGTTGTGCAGCATGTACTAGATCAATTCCGAAGGAAGTTCAGTTATTTTGTTAAGCAG ATTGAAAATATGGATGCATTATTTGAAGCACAATTTTCTCCACTCTCTGACTCTGGACGCCTCCTTAGCAAATGTGGCAAATGCTTGCGGTATATGAAATACATATCTACTCAGCCACCTCGACTGTACTGTGGTACATGTGAGGAAGTTTATTACGTACCTCAGAAGGGAACAGTCAAG CTGTACAAGGAGCTTACTTGCCCTCTGGATAATTTCGAGCTGTTATTATGTATCATGCCAGGTCCAGAAGGCAAGTCATTCCCTCTGTGTCCTTATTGCTACAACTGTCCCCCATTTGAAGGCATCGATACATTTTTTGGTGCTCCTAAAACTGGTGATTCTTCCAAGTTGGGGAAGGGAGTTGGAATGCCTTGCTTCCTCTGTCCACATCCCACATGTCCGCATTCTGTGATTGCGCAAGGCGTTTGTGCTTGCCCAGAATGCAGCGGTACACTTGTTCTTGATCCCGTCAGTGCACCAAAATGGAGGCTTTACTGCAACATGTGCAATTGCCTTGTGTCCTTGCCTGAAGGTGCTCATCGGATTTCTACAACTCAAGATAAGTGTCCTGAATGCGACTCAACTATCATAGAAGTCGATTTCAACAAGAAAACAACTCCCTTAAAAGATGGAGCGACGCTCCACAAGGGATGTATTCTCTGCGACGAGCTGCTGCATTCACTCGTGGAAATGAAACACGGAAGATCATTTTCTAGGCATGGAAGGAGAGGACGAGGTAGAGGAAAAGGAAGGGGAGGTTATCGAGGAAGAGGACGgggcaacaacaaacaacaagatCCTAAAATGAGTTTCCGAGATTTCTAA
- the LOC107818748 gene encoding DNA topoisomerase 3-beta isoform X4, which produces MAPKVLMVAEKPSIALSIASVLSGAQISTRRASTEVHEFDGMFLGSRAHYRVTSVIGHVFSVDFPAAFQDWANTNPSDLFQAPILKKESNPKAHICRHLSQEARGCSHLVLWLDCDREGENICFEVIECTGFHTNDGRRIYRARFSSVTEKDILKAMSSLVEPNRDEALAVDARQEIDLKVGVAFTRFQTSYFNGKYGNLDARVISYGPCQTPTLGFCVDRYLQIAMFKPEKFWMLHPYIMYKGYELKLEWERGRLFDADVAAMFRNRLMEDGTMRVVRVSEKLESKGRPSGLNTVNLLKVASSALGFGPQLTMQLAERLYTQGFVSYPRTESTAYPSSFDFKGTLVALVHNPAFGGYAQKLLTESYNKPRAGTDAGDHPPITPMRSASEDSLGNDAWKLYQYICQHFLGTLSPDCKYRRINVEFESGGEQFQCIGQLVTVKGFTSIMPWLAVSEKNLPDFAEGEKIEISKVDLDEGNTSPPDYLNESELISLMEKHGIGTDASISVHINNICERNYVQVQAGRRLVPTPLGISLIRGYQCIDSDLCLPDIRSFIEHQITLVAKGQADHSMVVQHVLDQFRRKFSYFVKQLYKELTCPLDNFELLLCIMPGPEGKSFPLCPYCYNCPPFEGIDTFFGAPKTGDSSKLGKGVGMPCFLCPHPTCPHSVIAQGVCACPECSGTLVLDPVSAPKWRLYCNMCNCLVSLPEGAHRISTTQDKCPECDSTIIEVDFNKKTTPLKDGATLHKGCILCDELLHSLVEMKHGRSFSRHGRRGRGRGKGRGGYRGRGRGNNKQQDPKMSFRDF; this is translated from the exons ATGGCTCCAAAAGTTCTCATG GTAGCAGAGAAGCCTAGTATTGCTTTATCGATTGCCTCAGTTTTATCTGGTGCTCAA ATATCAACACGAAGGGCAAGTACAGAAGTCCATGAGTTTGATGGGATGTTTCTTGGATCACGTGCACATTATAGAGTAACTTCAGTAATTGGTCATGTTTTCAG TGTAGATTTTCCAGCCGCTTTTCAAGATTGGGCAAATACAAATCCTTCAGATCTTTTCCAGGCACCGATACTTAAGAAGGAATCAAACCCAAAG GCTCATATTTGTAGGCATCTAAGCCAGGAAGCTCGTGGTTGTTCACATCTGGTACTATGGTTGGATTGTGATCGTGAAGGAGAAAATATATGCTTTGAAG TCATAGAGTGCACTGGATTTCACACAAATGATGGTAGAAGAATATACCGGGCTCGATTCTCATCTGTTACTGAAAAAGATATTCTGAAGGCAATGAGCAGCCTTGTTGAACCCAACAGAGATGAGGCATTGGCAGTAGATGCACGTCAAGAGATTGATTTGAAAGTTGGAGTTGCATTTACACGTTTCCAGACTAGCTATTTCAATGGGAAATATGGAAATCTTGATGCAAGGGTTATCTC CTATGGTCCATGTCAAACTCCTACTCTTGGATTTTGTGTGGATCGTTACCTGCAAATTGCTATGTTCAAGCCCGAAAAGTTTTGGATGCTGCATCCATACATAATGTACAAGGGGTATGAACTCAAATTAGAATGGGAACGTGGCAGGTTGTTTGATGCTGAT GTTGCTGCAATGTTTCGGAATAGACTAATGGAGGACGGGACTATGAGAGTTGTTCGTGTATCAGAAAAGCTGGAATCTAAAGGTCGTCCTTCGGGTCTAAACACAGTAAATCTTCTAAAG GTAGCTTCAAGTGCACTGGGCTTTGGTCCCCAGCTAACTATGCAATTGGCTGAGCGCCTGTACACTCAAGGTTTTGTCAG CTATCCACGTACAGAGAGCACAGCATATCCTTCTTCCTTTGACTTCAAAGGAACACTGGTAGCATTGGTGCATAATCCTGCATTTGGGGGTTATGCGCAAAAGCTTTTAACTGAAAGTTATAATAAGCCGCGGGCAGGAACTGATGCAGGTGATCATCCTCCAATAACTCCAATGCGTTCAGCTAGTGAGGATAGTTTGGGGAATGATGCATGGAAACTGTACCAGTACATCTGCCAGCATTTTCTGGGAACTCTCTCTCCCGATTGCAAATATAGAAG GATAAACGTTGAATTTGAAAGTGGCGGAGAGCAATTTCAGTGCATAGGGCAGCTTGTCACAGTCAAAGGATTCACCTCTATTATGCCATGGCTGGCTGTTAGTGAGAAGAATCTTCCTGATTTTGCTGAAGGAGAGAAAATAGAGATTTCTAAAGTTGATCTAGATGAG GGGAATACTTCACCTCCAGATTACCTCAACGAAAGTGAGCTGATCTCTTTGATGGAGAAACATGGTATTGGAACAGACGCGTCAATCTCTGTGCATATTAACAACATATGCGAACGCAACTATGTCCAG GTACAAGCTGGGCGAAGATTGGTTCCAACTCCTCTGGGCATCAGCTTGATAAGAGGGTACCAATGCATAGATTCTGATCTCTGTTTGCCTGACATACGAAGTTTCATTGAGCATCAGATCACTTTGGTAGCTAAAGGTCAAGCAGATCATTCCATGGTTGTGCAGCATGTACTAGATCAATTCCGAAGGAAGTTCAGTTATTTTGTTAAGCAG CTGTACAAGGAGCTTACTTGCCCTCTGGATAATTTCGAGCTGTTATTATGTATCATGCCAGGTCCAGAAGGCAAGTCATTCCCTCTGTGTCCTTATTGCTACAACTGTCCCCCATTTGAAGGCATCGATACATTTTTTGGTGCTCCTAAAACTGGTGATTCTTCCAAGTTGGGGAAGGGAGTTGGAATGCCTTGCTTCCTCTGTCCACATCCCACATGTCCGCATTCTGTGATTGCGCAAGGCGTTTGTGCTTGCCCAGAATGCAGCGGTACACTTGTTCTTGATCCCGTCAGTGCACCAAAATGGAGGCTTTACTGCAACATGTGCAATTGCCTTGTGTCCTTGCCTGAAGGTGCTCATCGGATTTCTACAACTCAAGATAAGTGTCCTGAATGCGACTCAACTATCATAGAAGTCGATTTCAACAAGAAAACAACTCCCTTAAAAGATGGAGCGACGCTCCACAAGGGATGTATTCTCTGCGACGAGCTGCTGCATTCACTCGTGGAAATGAAACACGGAAGATCATTTTCTAGGCATGGAAGGAGAGGACGAGGTAGAGGAAAAGGAAGGGGAGGTTATCGAGGAAGAGGACGgggcaacaacaaacaacaagatCCTAAAATGAGTTTCCGAGATTTCTAA
- the LOC107818748 gene encoding DNA topoisomerase 3-beta isoform X2, with amino-acid sequence MFLGSRAHYRVTSVIGHVFSVDFPAAFQDWANTNPSDLFQAPILKKESNPKAHICRHLSQEARGCSHLVLWLDCDREGENICFEVIECTGFHTNDGRRIYRARFSSVTEKDILKAMSSLVEPNRDEALAVDARQEIDLKVGVAFTRFQTSYFNGKYGNLDARVISYGPCQTPTLGFCVDRYLQIAMFKPEKFWMLHPYIMYKGYELKLEWERGRLFDADVAAMFRNRLMEDGTMRVVRVSEKLESKGRPSGLNTVNLLKVASSALGFGPQLTMQLAERLYTQGFVSYPRTESTAYPSSFDFKGTLVALVHNPAFGGYAQKLLTESYNKPRAGTDAGDHPPITPMRSASEDSLGNDAWKLYQYICQHFLGTLSPDCKYRRINVEFESGGEQFQCIGQLVTVKGFTSIMPWLAVSEKNLPDFAEGEKIEISKVDLDEGNTSPPDYLNESELISLMEKHGIGTDASISVHINNICERNYVQVQAGRRLVPTPLGISLIRGYQCIDSDLCLPDIRSFIEHQITLVAKGQADHSMVVQHVLDQFRRKFSYFVKQIENMDALFEAQFSPLSDSGRLLSKCGKCLRYMKYISTQPPRLYCGTCEEVYYVPQKGTVKLYKELTCPLDNFELLLCIMPGPEGKSFPLCPYCYNCPPFEGIDTFFGAPKTGDSSKLGKGVGMPCFLCPHPTCPHSVIAQGVCACPECSGTLVLDPVSAPKWRLYCNMCNCLVSLPEGAHRISTTQDKCPECDSTIIEVDFNKKTTPLKDGATLHKGCILCDELLHSLVEMKHGRSFSRHGRRGRGRGKGRGGYRGRGRGNNKQQDPKMSFRDF; translated from the exons ATGTTTCTTGGATCACGTGCACATTATAGAGTAACTTCAGTAATTGGTCATGTTTTCAG TGTAGATTTTCCAGCCGCTTTTCAAGATTGGGCAAATACAAATCCTTCAGATCTTTTCCAGGCACCGATACTTAAGAAGGAATCAAACCCAAAG GCTCATATTTGTAGGCATCTAAGCCAGGAAGCTCGTGGTTGTTCACATCTGGTACTATGGTTGGATTGTGATCGTGAAGGAGAAAATATATGCTTTGAAG TCATAGAGTGCACTGGATTTCACACAAATGATGGTAGAAGAATATACCGGGCTCGATTCTCATCTGTTACTGAAAAAGATATTCTGAAGGCAATGAGCAGCCTTGTTGAACCCAACAGAGATGAGGCATTGGCAGTAGATGCACGTCAAGAGATTGATTTGAAAGTTGGAGTTGCATTTACACGTTTCCAGACTAGCTATTTCAATGGGAAATATGGAAATCTTGATGCAAGGGTTATCTC CTATGGTCCATGTCAAACTCCTACTCTTGGATTTTGTGTGGATCGTTACCTGCAAATTGCTATGTTCAAGCCCGAAAAGTTTTGGATGCTGCATCCATACATAATGTACAAGGGGTATGAACTCAAATTAGAATGGGAACGTGGCAGGTTGTTTGATGCTGAT GTTGCTGCAATGTTTCGGAATAGACTAATGGAGGACGGGACTATGAGAGTTGTTCGTGTATCAGAAAAGCTGGAATCTAAAGGTCGTCCTTCGGGTCTAAACACAGTAAATCTTCTAAAG GTAGCTTCAAGTGCACTGGGCTTTGGTCCCCAGCTAACTATGCAATTGGCTGAGCGCCTGTACACTCAAGGTTTTGTCAG CTATCCACGTACAGAGAGCACAGCATATCCTTCTTCCTTTGACTTCAAAGGAACACTGGTAGCATTGGTGCATAATCCTGCATTTGGGGGTTATGCGCAAAAGCTTTTAACTGAAAGTTATAATAAGCCGCGGGCAGGAACTGATGCAGGTGATCATCCTCCAATAACTCCAATGCGTTCAGCTAGTGAGGATAGTTTGGGGAATGATGCATGGAAACTGTACCAGTACATCTGCCAGCATTTTCTGGGAACTCTCTCTCCCGATTGCAAATATAGAAG GATAAACGTTGAATTTGAAAGTGGCGGAGAGCAATTTCAGTGCATAGGGCAGCTTGTCACAGTCAAAGGATTCACCTCTATTATGCCATGGCTGGCTGTTAGTGAGAAGAATCTTCCTGATTTTGCTGAAGGAGAGAAAATAGAGATTTCTAAAGTTGATCTAGATGAG GGGAATACTTCACCTCCAGATTACCTCAACGAAAGTGAGCTGATCTCTTTGATGGAGAAACATGGTATTGGAACAGACGCGTCAATCTCTGTGCATATTAACAACATATGCGAACGCAACTATGTCCAG GTACAAGCTGGGCGAAGATTGGTTCCAACTCCTCTGGGCATCAGCTTGATAAGAGGGTACCAATGCATAGATTCTGATCTCTGTTTGCCTGACATACGAAGTTTCATTGAGCATCAGATCACTTTGGTAGCTAAAGGTCAAGCAGATCATTCCATGGTTGTGCAGCATGTACTAGATCAATTCCGAAGGAAGTTCAGTTATTTTGTTAAGCAG ATTGAAAATATGGATGCATTATTTGAAGCACAATTTTCTCCACTCTCTGACTCTGGACGCCTCCTTAGCAAATGTGGCAAATGCTTGCGGTATATGAAATACATATCTACTCAGCCACCTCGACTGTACTGTGGTACATGTGAGGAAGTTTATTACGTACCTCAGAAGGGAACAGTCAAG CTGTACAAGGAGCTTACTTGCCCTCTGGATAATTTCGAGCTGTTATTATGTATCATGCCAGGTCCAGAAGGCAAGTCATTCCCTCTGTGTCCTTATTGCTACAACTGTCCCCCATTTGAAGGCATCGATACATTTTTTGGTGCTCCTAAAACTGGTGATTCTTCCAAGTTGGGGAAGGGAGTTGGAATGCCTTGCTTCCTCTGTCCACATCCCACATGTCCGCATTCTGTGATTGCGCAAGGCGTTTGTGCTTGCCCAGAATGCAGCGGTACACTTGTTCTTGATCCCGTCAGTGCACCAAAATGGAGGCTTTACTGCAACATGTGCAATTGCCTTGTGTCCTTGCCTGAAGGTGCTCATCGGATTTCTACAACTCAAGATAAGTGTCCTGAATGCGACTCAACTATCATAGAAGTCGATTTCAACAAGAAAACAACTCCCTTAAAAGATGGAGCGACGCTCCACAAGGGATGTATTCTCTGCGACGAGCTGCTGCATTCACTCGTGGAAATGAAACACGGAAGATCATTTTCTAGGCATGGAAGGAGAGGACGAGGTAGAGGAAAAGGAAGGGGAGGTTATCGAGGAAGAGGACGgggcaacaacaaacaacaagatCCTAAAATGAGTTTCCGAGATTTCTAA